In a genomic window of Balaenoptera ricei isolate mBalRic1 chromosome 3, mBalRic1.hap2, whole genome shotgun sequence:
- the SWSAP1 gene encoding ATPase SWSAP1: protein MAETLRRVLNWGSAAGPGEENTSEAEPPLLLLGGPGSGKTALLFAAALETAGEGRGPVLFLTRRPLQSLPRVTGAALEPLRLQKIRFQYPPSTRELLRLLCSAHETRGPAPSLLLLDGLEEYLAEDPGSQEAACLAALLLDTAAYFSHRVGSGRGCGLIVALQTQEEGDSGTALQLALLQRYFPAQCWLQPDAPGPGQHCLRACLEPGGLGPRAEWRVTFRQNGEMTVTPWPTQAGDTSLNKGSSSGGQP, encoded by the exons ATGGCGGAGACGCTGAGGCGGGTGCTAAACTGGGGAAGCGCGGCTGGCCCCGGGGAGGAGAACACATCTGAGGCCGAACCGCCTTTGCTGCTGCTCGGCGGTCCCGGCTCTGGAAAGACAGCGCTGCTATTCGCGGCGGCCCTGGAGACGGCAGGGGAAGGCCGAGGCCCCGTCCTCTTCCTGACTCGGAGGCCTCTGCAAAGCCTGCCCCGCGTGACTGGAGCTGCACTCGAACCCTTGCGGTTACAG aaGATCCGCTTCCAGTACCCACCCTCAACCCGTGAGCTCCTCCGGCTCCTGTGCTCTGCCCATGAGACCCGGgggccagccccctccctcctgctgctcGATGGCCTGGAGGAGTACCTAGCGGAAGACCCCGGGTCCCAGGAAGCCGCCTGCCTGGCCGCCCTGCTTCTGGACACAGCTGCCTACTTCAGCCACCGGGTTGGGTCTGGCCGGGGCTGTGGGCTCATTGTGGCCCTCCAGACCCAGGAGGAGGGAGACAGTGGGACTGCCCTGCAGTTGGCACTGCTTCAGAGGTATTTCCCTGCCCAGTGCTGGCTGCAGCCCGATGCACCAGGCCCAGGACAGCACTGCCTCCGAGCCTGCCTGGAGCCAGGTGGGCTGGGTCCCAGGGCAGAGTGGCGGGTGACTTTCCGACAAAATGGAGAGATGACAGTCACCCCGTGGCCCACGCAGGCTGGTGACACCAGCTTAAACAAGGGTTCAAGCTCTGGAGGCCAACCTTGA
- the PLPPR2 gene encoding phospholipid phosphatase-related protein type 2 isoform X5 codes for MAGGRPQLKRSFSIIPCFVFVESVLLGIVVLLAYRLEFTDTFPVHTQGFFCYDSTYAKPYPGPEAASRAPPALIYALVTAGPTLTILLGELARAFFPAPPSAIPVTGESTIVSGACCRFSPPLRRLVRFLGVYSFGLFTTTIFANAGQVVTGNPTPHFLSVCRPNYTALGCPPPSPDRPGPDRFVTDQGACAGSPSLVAAARRAFPCKDAALCAYAVAYTAMYVTLVFRVKGSRLVKPSLCLALLCPAFLVGVVRVAEYRNHWSDVLAGFLTGAAIATFLVTCVVHNFQSRPPSGRRLSPWEALGQAPTMDSRLEKLSVAQEPEACRPHSTPARLTPSKPQNCAHRGHLIPSCVSSRAPAMCSSPRVPRPRLRSEPTPLPLPLPLPAPTPSQGPSPSSPGLGGPGGGGGRGRKLLLPTPLLRDLYTLSGLYPSPFHRDNFSPYLFASRDHLL; via the exons ATGGCGGGAGGGAGACCTCAGCTGAAGAGGAGTTTCTCCATCATTCCCTGCTTTGTCTTCGTGGAG TCGGTGCTGCTGGGCATCGTGGTCCTGCTTGCTTACCGCCTGGAGTTCACGGACACCTTCCCCGTGCACACCCAGGGCTTCTTCTGCTATGACAGTACCTATGCCAAGCCCTACCCAGGGCCTGAGGCTGCCAgcagagcacccccagccctCATCTACGCCCTGGTCACCGCTGGGCCCACCCTCACG ATCCTGCTTGGGGAGCTGGCACGTGCCTTTTTCCCTGCACCACCATCAGCCATCCCCGTCACTGGGGAGAGCACCATTGTGTCCGGGGCCTGCTGTCGCTTCAGCCCCCCGCTGCGGAGGCTGGTCCGCTTCCTGG GGGTCTACTCTTTCGGCCTCTTCACCACGACCATCTTCGCCAACGCAGGGCAGGTGGTGACCGGCAACCCGACGCCGCACTTCCTGTCCGTGTGCCGCCCCAACTACACGGCCCTGGGCTGCCCGCCACCCTCACCGGACCGGCCAGGGCCCGACCGTTTCGTCACTGACCAGGGTGCCTGTGCTGGCAGCCCCAGCCTTGTGGCCGCTGCGCGCCGCGCTTTCCCCTGCAAGGACGCTGCCCTTTGCGCCTACGCCGTCGCCTACACAGCG ATGTACGTGACGCTCGTGTTCCGCGTAAAGGGCTCCCGCCTGGTCAAACCCTCACTCTGCCTGGCCCTGCTGTGCCCCGCCTTCCTGGTGGGCGTGGTCCGCGTGGCTGAGTACCGCAACCACTGGTCTGACGTGCTGGCCGGCTTCCTGACAGGGGCGGCGATCGCCACCTTTCTG GTCACCTGTGTCGTGCACAACTTCCAGAGCCGGCCACCCTCTGGCCGAAGGCTCTCCCCTTGGGAGGCCCTGGGCCAAGCCCCCACCATGGACAGCCGCCTCGAAAAGTTAAGTGTGGCCCAG GAACCCGAGGCCTGCAGGCCGCATTCGACACCGGCACGGCTCACCCCATCCA AGCCGCAGAACTGCGCCCACCGTGGCCACCTGATCCCCAGCTGCGTGTCCTCCAGGGCTCCAGCCATGTGTTCATCACCCCGTGTGCCCCGCCCTCGACTGAGGTCTGAGCCAACACCCTtgcctctgcccctgcccctgccagcaCCAACCCCCAGCCAGGGCCCCTCGCCCTCCTCCCCTGGGCTTGGGGGGCCGGGCGGGGGTGGTGGCCGTGGCCGGAAGCTGCTGCTGCCCACACCCCTTCTGCGGGACCTGTACACCCTTAGTGGActctatccctcccccttccaccGGGACAACTTCAGCCCTTACCTGTTTGCCAGCCGTGACCACCTGCTGTGA
- the PLPPR2 gene encoding phospholipid phosphatase-related protein type 2 isoform X1 has product MQITLPEAPPLSPPRSLRCAARRGPAGRRRLHLCVRSLAGRLSVSPAAPGPSRWSRGSGGGSLDPSKPRGWGTGPRVPTLTCLGLSFQICAMGVTIPALLAARSGCPAFTMAGGRPQLKRSFSIIPCFVFVESVLLGIVVLLAYRLEFTDTFPVHTQGFFCYDSTYAKPYPGPEAASRAPPALIYALVTAGPTLTILLGELARAFFPAPPSAIPVTGESTIVSGACCRFSPPLRRLVRFLGVYSFGLFTTTIFANAGQVVTGNPTPHFLSVCRPNYTALGCPPPSPDRPGPDRFVTDQGACAGSPSLVAAARRAFPCKDAALCAYAVAYTAMYVTLVFRVKGSRLVKPSLCLALLCPAFLVGVVRVAEYRNHWSDVLAGFLTGAAIATFLVTCVVHNFQSRPPSGRRLSPWEALGQAPTMDSRLEKLSVAQEPEACRPHSTPARLTPSKPQNCAHRGHLIPSCVSSRAPAMCSSPRVPRPRLRSEPTPLPLPLPLPAPTPSQGPSPSSPGLGGPGGGGGRGRKLLLPTPLLRDLYTLSGLYPSPFHRDNFSPYLFASRDHLL; this is encoded by the exons ATGCAAATAACGCTCCCGGAGGCCCCGCCCCTCTCCCCGCCGCGGAGTCTGCGCTGCGCGGCGCGGCGCGGCCCGGCCGGCCGACGGCGTCTTCATCTCTGCGTTCGCTCGCTGGCCGGCCGTCTGTCTGTCAGTCCCGCCGCACCGGGGCCGTCTAGGTGGAGCCGGGGCTCAGGCGGCGGCAGTCTAGACCCG AGCAAGCCACGTGGATGGGGCACTGGACCCAGAGTGCCTACCCTTAcctgcctgggcctcagtttccaaatctgtgCAATGGGGGTGACCATCCCTGCCCTGCTGGCCGCCAGGAGTGGCT gCCCGGCCTTCACCATGGCGGGAGGGAGACCTCAGCTGAAGAGGAGTTTCTCCATCATTCCCTGCTTTGTCTTCGTGGAG TCGGTGCTGCTGGGCATCGTGGTCCTGCTTGCTTACCGCCTGGAGTTCACGGACACCTTCCCCGTGCACACCCAGGGCTTCTTCTGCTATGACAGTACCTATGCCAAGCCCTACCCAGGGCCTGAGGCTGCCAgcagagcacccccagccctCATCTACGCCCTGGTCACCGCTGGGCCCACCCTCACG ATCCTGCTTGGGGAGCTGGCACGTGCCTTTTTCCCTGCACCACCATCAGCCATCCCCGTCACTGGGGAGAGCACCATTGTGTCCGGGGCCTGCTGTCGCTTCAGCCCCCCGCTGCGGAGGCTGGTCCGCTTCCTGG GGGTCTACTCTTTCGGCCTCTTCACCACGACCATCTTCGCCAACGCAGGGCAGGTGGTGACCGGCAACCCGACGCCGCACTTCCTGTCCGTGTGCCGCCCCAACTACACGGCCCTGGGCTGCCCGCCACCCTCACCGGACCGGCCAGGGCCCGACCGTTTCGTCACTGACCAGGGTGCCTGTGCTGGCAGCCCCAGCCTTGTGGCCGCTGCGCGCCGCGCTTTCCCCTGCAAGGACGCTGCCCTTTGCGCCTACGCCGTCGCCTACACAGCG ATGTACGTGACGCTCGTGTTCCGCGTAAAGGGCTCCCGCCTGGTCAAACCCTCACTCTGCCTGGCCCTGCTGTGCCCCGCCTTCCTGGTGGGCGTGGTCCGCGTGGCTGAGTACCGCAACCACTGGTCTGACGTGCTGGCCGGCTTCCTGACAGGGGCGGCGATCGCCACCTTTCTG GTCACCTGTGTCGTGCACAACTTCCAGAGCCGGCCACCCTCTGGCCGAAGGCTCTCCCCTTGGGAGGCCCTGGGCCAAGCCCCCACCATGGACAGCCGCCTCGAAAAGTTAAGTGTGGCCCAG GAACCCGAGGCCTGCAGGCCGCATTCGACACCGGCACGGCTCACCCCATCCA AGCCGCAGAACTGCGCCCACCGTGGCCACCTGATCCCCAGCTGCGTGTCCTCCAGGGCTCCAGCCATGTGTTCATCACCCCGTGTGCCCCGCCCTCGACTGAGGTCTGAGCCAACACCCTtgcctctgcccctgcccctgccagcaCCAACCCCCAGCCAGGGCCCCTCGCCCTCCTCCCCTGGGCTTGGGGGGCCGGGCGGGGGTGGTGGCCGTGGCCGGAAGCTGCTGCTGCCCACACCCCTTCTGCGGGACCTGTACACCCTTAGTGGActctatccctcccccttccaccGGGACAACTTCAGCCCTTACCTGTTTGCCAGCCGTGACCACCTGCTGTGA
- the PLPPR2 gene encoding phospholipid phosphatase-related protein type 2 isoform X2 produces the protein MQITLPEAPPLSPPRSLRCAARRGPAGRRRLHLCVRSLAGRLSVSPAAPGPSRWSRGSGGGSLDPSKPRGWGTGPRVPTLTCLGLSFQICAMGVTIPALLAARSGCPAFTMAGGRPQLKRSFSIIPCFVFVESVLLGIVVLLAYRLEFTDTFPVHTQGFFCYDSTYAKPYPGPEAASRAPPALIYALVTAGPTLTILLGELARAFFPAPPSAIPVTGESTIVSGACCRFSPPLRRLVRFLGQVVTGNPTPHFLSVCRPNYTALGCPPPSPDRPGPDRFVTDQGACAGSPSLVAAARRAFPCKDAALCAYAVAYTAMYVTLVFRVKGSRLVKPSLCLALLCPAFLVGVVRVAEYRNHWSDVLAGFLTGAAIATFLVTCVVHNFQSRPPSGRRLSPWEALGQAPTMDSRLEKLSVAQEPEACRPHSTPARLTPSKPQNCAHRGHLIPSCVSSRAPAMCSSPRVPRPRLRSEPTPLPLPLPLPAPTPSQGPSPSSPGLGGPGGGGGRGRKLLLPTPLLRDLYTLSGLYPSPFHRDNFSPYLFASRDHLL, from the exons ATGCAAATAACGCTCCCGGAGGCCCCGCCCCTCTCCCCGCCGCGGAGTCTGCGCTGCGCGGCGCGGCGCGGCCCGGCCGGCCGACGGCGTCTTCATCTCTGCGTTCGCTCGCTGGCCGGCCGTCTGTCTGTCAGTCCCGCCGCACCGGGGCCGTCTAGGTGGAGCCGGGGCTCAGGCGGCGGCAGTCTAGACCCG AGCAAGCCACGTGGATGGGGCACTGGACCCAGAGTGCCTACCCTTAcctgcctgggcctcagtttccaaatctgtgCAATGGGGGTGACCATCCCTGCCCTGCTGGCCGCCAGGAGTGGCT gCCCGGCCTTCACCATGGCGGGAGGGAGACCTCAGCTGAAGAGGAGTTTCTCCATCATTCCCTGCTTTGTCTTCGTGGAG TCGGTGCTGCTGGGCATCGTGGTCCTGCTTGCTTACCGCCTGGAGTTCACGGACACCTTCCCCGTGCACACCCAGGGCTTCTTCTGCTATGACAGTACCTATGCCAAGCCCTACCCAGGGCCTGAGGCTGCCAgcagagcacccccagccctCATCTACGCCCTGGTCACCGCTGGGCCCACCCTCACG ATCCTGCTTGGGGAGCTGGCACGTGCCTTTTTCCCTGCACCACCATCAGCCATCCCCGTCACTGGGGAGAGCACCATTGTGTCCGGGGCCTGCTGTCGCTTCAGCCCCCCGCTGCGGAGGCTGGTCCGCTTCCTGG GGCAGGTGGTGACCGGCAACCCGACGCCGCACTTCCTGTCCGTGTGCCGCCCCAACTACACGGCCCTGGGCTGCCCGCCACCCTCACCGGACCGGCCAGGGCCCGACCGTTTCGTCACTGACCAGGGTGCCTGTGCTGGCAGCCCCAGCCTTGTGGCCGCTGCGCGCCGCGCTTTCCCCTGCAAGGACGCTGCCCTTTGCGCCTACGCCGTCGCCTACACAGCG ATGTACGTGACGCTCGTGTTCCGCGTAAAGGGCTCCCGCCTGGTCAAACCCTCACTCTGCCTGGCCCTGCTGTGCCCCGCCTTCCTGGTGGGCGTGGTCCGCGTGGCTGAGTACCGCAACCACTGGTCTGACGTGCTGGCCGGCTTCCTGACAGGGGCGGCGATCGCCACCTTTCTG GTCACCTGTGTCGTGCACAACTTCCAGAGCCGGCCACCCTCTGGCCGAAGGCTCTCCCCTTGGGAGGCCCTGGGCCAAGCCCCCACCATGGACAGCCGCCTCGAAAAGTTAAGTGTGGCCCAG GAACCCGAGGCCTGCAGGCCGCATTCGACACCGGCACGGCTCACCCCATCCA AGCCGCAGAACTGCGCCCACCGTGGCCACCTGATCCCCAGCTGCGTGTCCTCCAGGGCTCCAGCCATGTGTTCATCACCCCGTGTGCCCCGCCCTCGACTGAGGTCTGAGCCAACACCCTtgcctctgcccctgcccctgccagcaCCAACCCCCAGCCAGGGCCCCTCGCCCTCCTCCCCTGGGCTTGGGGGGCCGGGCGGGGGTGGTGGCCGTGGCCGGAAGCTGCTGCTGCCCACACCCCTTCTGCGGGACCTGTACACCCTTAGTGGActctatccctcccccttccaccGGGACAACTTCAGCCCTTACCTGTTTGCCAGCCGTGACCACCTGCTGTGA
- the PLPPR2 gene encoding phospholipid phosphatase-related protein type 2 isoform X3 — protein MQITLPEAPPLSPPRSLRCAARRGPAGRRRLHLCVRSLAGRLSVSPAAPGPSRWSRGSGGGSLDPSKPRGWGTGPRVPTLTCLGLSFQICAMGVTIPALLAARSGCPAFTMAGGRPQLKRSFSIIPCFVFVEGFFCYDSTYAKPYPGPEAASRAPPALIYALVTAGPTLTILLGELARAFFPAPPSAIPVTGESTIVSGACCRFSPPLRRLVRFLGVYSFGLFTTTIFANAGQVVTGNPTPHFLSVCRPNYTALGCPPPSPDRPGPDRFVTDQGACAGSPSLVAAARRAFPCKDAALCAYAVAYTAMYVTLVFRVKGSRLVKPSLCLALLCPAFLVGVVRVAEYRNHWSDVLAGFLTGAAIATFLVTCVVHNFQSRPPSGRRLSPWEALGQAPTMDSRLEKLSVAQEPEACRPHSTPARLTPSKPQNCAHRGHLIPSCVSSRAPAMCSSPRVPRPRLRSEPTPLPLPLPLPAPTPSQGPSPSSPGLGGPGGGGGRGRKLLLPTPLLRDLYTLSGLYPSPFHRDNFSPYLFASRDHLL, from the exons ATGCAAATAACGCTCCCGGAGGCCCCGCCCCTCTCCCCGCCGCGGAGTCTGCGCTGCGCGGCGCGGCGCGGCCCGGCCGGCCGACGGCGTCTTCATCTCTGCGTTCGCTCGCTGGCCGGCCGTCTGTCTGTCAGTCCCGCCGCACCGGGGCCGTCTAGGTGGAGCCGGGGCTCAGGCGGCGGCAGTCTAGACCCG AGCAAGCCACGTGGATGGGGCACTGGACCCAGAGTGCCTACCCTTAcctgcctgggcctcagtttccaaatctgtgCAATGGGGGTGACCATCCCTGCCCTGCTGGCCGCCAGGAGTGGCT gCCCGGCCTTCACCATGGCGGGAGGGAGACCTCAGCTGAAGAGGAGTTTCTCCATCATTCCCTGCTTTGTCTTCGTGGAG GGCTTCTTCTGCTATGACAGTACCTATGCCAAGCCCTACCCAGGGCCTGAGGCTGCCAgcagagcacccccagccctCATCTACGCCCTGGTCACCGCTGGGCCCACCCTCACG ATCCTGCTTGGGGAGCTGGCACGTGCCTTTTTCCCTGCACCACCATCAGCCATCCCCGTCACTGGGGAGAGCACCATTGTGTCCGGGGCCTGCTGTCGCTTCAGCCCCCCGCTGCGGAGGCTGGTCCGCTTCCTGG GGGTCTACTCTTTCGGCCTCTTCACCACGACCATCTTCGCCAACGCAGGGCAGGTGGTGACCGGCAACCCGACGCCGCACTTCCTGTCCGTGTGCCGCCCCAACTACACGGCCCTGGGCTGCCCGCCACCCTCACCGGACCGGCCAGGGCCCGACCGTTTCGTCACTGACCAGGGTGCCTGTGCTGGCAGCCCCAGCCTTGTGGCCGCTGCGCGCCGCGCTTTCCCCTGCAAGGACGCTGCCCTTTGCGCCTACGCCGTCGCCTACACAGCG ATGTACGTGACGCTCGTGTTCCGCGTAAAGGGCTCCCGCCTGGTCAAACCCTCACTCTGCCTGGCCCTGCTGTGCCCCGCCTTCCTGGTGGGCGTGGTCCGCGTGGCTGAGTACCGCAACCACTGGTCTGACGTGCTGGCCGGCTTCCTGACAGGGGCGGCGATCGCCACCTTTCTG GTCACCTGTGTCGTGCACAACTTCCAGAGCCGGCCACCCTCTGGCCGAAGGCTCTCCCCTTGGGAGGCCCTGGGCCAAGCCCCCACCATGGACAGCCGCCTCGAAAAGTTAAGTGTGGCCCAG GAACCCGAGGCCTGCAGGCCGCATTCGACACCGGCACGGCTCACCCCATCCA AGCCGCAGAACTGCGCCCACCGTGGCCACCTGATCCCCAGCTGCGTGTCCTCCAGGGCTCCAGCCATGTGTTCATCACCCCGTGTGCCCCGCCCTCGACTGAGGTCTGAGCCAACACCCTtgcctctgcccctgcccctgccagcaCCAACCCCCAGCCAGGGCCCCTCGCCCTCCTCCCCTGGGCTTGGGGGGCCGGGCGGGGGTGGTGGCCGTGGCCGGAAGCTGCTGCTGCCCACACCCCTTCTGCGGGACCTGTACACCCTTAGTGGActctatccctcccccttccaccGGGACAACTTCAGCCCTTACCTGTTTGCCAGCCGTGACCACCTGCTGTGA
- the PLPPR2 gene encoding phospholipid phosphatase-related protein type 2 isoform X6: protein MQITLPEAPPLSPPRSLRCAARRGPAGRRRLHLCVRSLAGRLSVSPAAPGPSRWSRGSGGGSLDPSKPRGWGTGPRVPTLTCLGLSFQICAMGVTIPALLAARSGCPAFTMAGGRPQLKRSFSIIPCFVFVEGFFCYDSTYAKPYPGPEAASRAPPALIYALVTAGPTLTILLGELARAFFPAPPSAIPVTGESTIVSGACCRFSPPLRRLVRFLGVYSFGLFTTTIFANAGQVVTGNPTPHFLSVCRPNYTALGCPPPSPDRPGPDRFVTDQGACAGSPSLVAAARRAFPCKDAALCAYAVAYTAMYVTLVFRVKGSRLVKPSLCLALLCPAFLVGVVRVAEYRNHWSDVLAGFLTGAAIATFLVTCVVHNFQSRPPSGRRLSPWEALGQAPTMDSRLEKNPRPAGRIRHRHGSPHPSRRTAPTVAT from the exons ATGCAAATAACGCTCCCGGAGGCCCCGCCCCTCTCCCCGCCGCGGAGTCTGCGCTGCGCGGCGCGGCGCGGCCCGGCCGGCCGACGGCGTCTTCATCTCTGCGTTCGCTCGCTGGCCGGCCGTCTGTCTGTCAGTCCCGCCGCACCGGGGCCGTCTAGGTGGAGCCGGGGCTCAGGCGGCGGCAGTCTAGACCCG AGCAAGCCACGTGGATGGGGCACTGGACCCAGAGTGCCTACCCTTAcctgcctgggcctcagtttccaaatctgtgCAATGGGGGTGACCATCCCTGCCCTGCTGGCCGCCAGGAGTGGCT gCCCGGCCTTCACCATGGCGGGAGGGAGACCTCAGCTGAAGAGGAGTTTCTCCATCATTCCCTGCTTTGTCTTCGTGGAG GGCTTCTTCTGCTATGACAGTACCTATGCCAAGCCCTACCCAGGGCCTGAGGCTGCCAgcagagcacccccagccctCATCTACGCCCTGGTCACCGCTGGGCCCACCCTCACG ATCCTGCTTGGGGAGCTGGCACGTGCCTTTTTCCCTGCACCACCATCAGCCATCCCCGTCACTGGGGAGAGCACCATTGTGTCCGGGGCCTGCTGTCGCTTCAGCCCCCCGCTGCGGAGGCTGGTCCGCTTCCTGG GGGTCTACTCTTTCGGCCTCTTCACCACGACCATCTTCGCCAACGCAGGGCAGGTGGTGACCGGCAACCCGACGCCGCACTTCCTGTCCGTGTGCCGCCCCAACTACACGGCCCTGGGCTGCCCGCCACCCTCACCGGACCGGCCAGGGCCCGACCGTTTCGTCACTGACCAGGGTGCCTGTGCTGGCAGCCCCAGCCTTGTGGCCGCTGCGCGCCGCGCTTTCCCCTGCAAGGACGCTGCCCTTTGCGCCTACGCCGTCGCCTACACAGCG ATGTACGTGACGCTCGTGTTCCGCGTAAAGGGCTCCCGCCTGGTCAAACCCTCACTCTGCCTGGCCCTGCTGTGCCCCGCCTTCCTGGTGGGCGTGGTCCGCGTGGCTGAGTACCGCAACCACTGGTCTGACGTGCTGGCCGGCTTCCTGACAGGGGCGGCGATCGCCACCTTTCTG GTCACCTGTGTCGTGCACAACTTCCAGAGCCGGCCACCCTCTGGCCGAAGGCTCTCCCCTTGGGAGGCCCTGGGCCAAGCCCCCACCATGGACAGCCGCCTCGAAAA GAACCCGAGGCCTGCAGGCCGCATTCGACACCGGCACGGCTCACCCCATCCA AGCCGCAGAACTGCGCCCACCGTGGCCACCTGA
- the PLPPR2 gene encoding phospholipid phosphatase-related protein type 2 isoform X4: MQITLPEAPPLSPPRSLRCAARRGPAGRRRLHLCVRSLAGRLSVSPAAPGPSRWSRGSGGGSLDPSKPRGWGTGPRVPTLTCLGLSFQICAMGVTIPALLAARSGCPAFTMAGGRPQLKRSFSIIPCFVFVESVLLGIVVLLAYRLEFTDTFPVHTQGFFCYDSTYAKPYPGPEAASRAPPALIYALVTAGPTLTILLGELARAFFPAPPSAIPVTGESTIVSGACCRFSPPLRRLVRFLGVYSFGLFTTTIFANAGQVVTGNPTPHFLSVCRPNYTALGCPPPSPDRPGPDRFVTDQGACAGSPSLVAAARRAFPCKDAALCAYAVAYTAMYVTLVFRVKGSRLVKPSLCLALLCPAFLVGVVRVAEYRNHWSDVLAGFLTGAAIATFLVTCVVHNFQSRPPSGRRLSPWEALGQAPTMDSRLEKNPRPAGRIRHRHGSPHPSRRTAPTVAT; this comes from the exons ATGCAAATAACGCTCCCGGAGGCCCCGCCCCTCTCCCCGCCGCGGAGTCTGCGCTGCGCGGCGCGGCGCGGCCCGGCCGGCCGACGGCGTCTTCATCTCTGCGTTCGCTCGCTGGCCGGCCGTCTGTCTGTCAGTCCCGCCGCACCGGGGCCGTCTAGGTGGAGCCGGGGCTCAGGCGGCGGCAGTCTAGACCCG AGCAAGCCACGTGGATGGGGCACTGGACCCAGAGTGCCTACCCTTAcctgcctgggcctcagtttccaaatctgtgCAATGGGGGTGACCATCCCTGCCCTGCTGGCCGCCAGGAGTGGCT gCCCGGCCTTCACCATGGCGGGAGGGAGACCTCAGCTGAAGAGGAGTTTCTCCATCATTCCCTGCTTTGTCTTCGTGGAG TCGGTGCTGCTGGGCATCGTGGTCCTGCTTGCTTACCGCCTGGAGTTCACGGACACCTTCCCCGTGCACACCCAGGGCTTCTTCTGCTATGACAGTACCTATGCCAAGCCCTACCCAGGGCCTGAGGCTGCCAgcagagcacccccagccctCATCTACGCCCTGGTCACCGCTGGGCCCACCCTCACG ATCCTGCTTGGGGAGCTGGCACGTGCCTTTTTCCCTGCACCACCATCAGCCATCCCCGTCACTGGGGAGAGCACCATTGTGTCCGGGGCCTGCTGTCGCTTCAGCCCCCCGCTGCGGAGGCTGGTCCGCTTCCTGG GGGTCTACTCTTTCGGCCTCTTCACCACGACCATCTTCGCCAACGCAGGGCAGGTGGTGACCGGCAACCCGACGCCGCACTTCCTGTCCGTGTGCCGCCCCAACTACACGGCCCTGGGCTGCCCGCCACCCTCACCGGACCGGCCAGGGCCCGACCGTTTCGTCACTGACCAGGGTGCCTGTGCTGGCAGCCCCAGCCTTGTGGCCGCTGCGCGCCGCGCTTTCCCCTGCAAGGACGCTGCCCTTTGCGCCTACGCCGTCGCCTACACAGCG ATGTACGTGACGCTCGTGTTCCGCGTAAAGGGCTCCCGCCTGGTCAAACCCTCACTCTGCCTGGCCCTGCTGTGCCCCGCCTTCCTGGTGGGCGTGGTCCGCGTGGCTGAGTACCGCAACCACTGGTCTGACGTGCTGGCCGGCTTCCTGACAGGGGCGGCGATCGCCACCTTTCTG GTCACCTGTGTCGTGCACAACTTCCAGAGCCGGCCACCCTCTGGCCGAAGGCTCTCCCCTTGGGAGGCCCTGGGCCAAGCCCCCACCATGGACAGCCGCCTCGAAAA GAACCCGAGGCCTGCAGGCCGCATTCGACACCGGCACGGCTCACCCCATCCA AGCCGCAGAACTGCGCCCACCGTGGCCACCTGA